The following proteins are co-located in the Solanum pennellii chromosome 1, SPENNV200 genome:
- the LOC107011585 gene encoding cysteine-rich receptor-like protein kinase 2 isoform X1 encodes MEIPAPSILCNLFAIVLILHLLDTSVCEPRSQTATILCNTQLLHNWTIYVRNFVAAMETVSQQMRNGGYGVAVSVTEPDTSYALAQCYGDLSLPDCALCYAEVRTILPQCFPHNGGRIYLDGCFVRVETYTFYDQYLGPEDMHVCGNRTIKGTLFQQNARRAIQQAVVNAPTNNGYARAQVSGPGPSNATAYVLTDCWKTLSANSCAACLRNASESMLGCLPWSEGRALYTGCFMRYSDTNFLNATSTSSGSSSRDHHIAGKVVVIVVLSSVVVLGVAVFIGFGVWKNKQIQKKRKGAADVEKLVKTLHKNNLNFKYSTLEKSTRSFEEANKLGQGGFGTVYKGVLADGKEIAVKRLFFNNKHRAADFCNEVNIISSIQHKNLTRLLGYSCSGPESLLVYELLPNQSLDRFIFDPIKGKALNWEKRFEIIIGTAEGMVYLHENTNTRIIHRDIKASNILLDSRLRAKIADFGLVRSFQEDKSHISTAVAGTLGYMAPEYLARGQLTEKADVYSFGVLLLEIVTGRQNNKRNNNEYTVSLVSDVWEHYKRGMVEELFDPNLMLHNYHTINVRNEVARVLHVGLLCTQEIPTLRPSMSKALQMFIKKDEELPPPTKPPFVEEKPIETHNPQEKYSIKEGAFATIANLSHSSFYPR; translated from the exons ATGGAGATACCAGCCCCTTCAATTTTATGTAACCTCTTTGCTATTGTGTTGATCCTACATTTACTAGATACATCAGTGTGTGAACCAAGATCGCAGACCGCCACGATCTTATGTAACACTCAACTCCTGCATAATTGGACAATTTATGTCCGAAACTTTGTTGCAGCTATGGAAACTGTAAGCCAACAAATGAGAAATGGAGGATATGGAGTTGCAGTTTCTGTCACTGAACCAGATACTAGCTATGCACTTGCCCAATGCTATGGTGATCTTTCTTTACCCGACTGTGCCTTATGCTATGCTGAAGTGCGAACAATTTTGCCCCAGTGCTTCCCTCATAACGGAGGGCGAATTTATCTTGATGGATGCTTTGTGCGAGTGGAGACTTACACGTTCTATGACCAGTATTTAGGCCCAGAGGATATGCATGTATGTGGAAACAGGACGATAAAGGGTACATTGTTCCAACAGAACGCTAGGCGAGCCATTCAGCAAGCAGTTGTAAATGCACCGACTAATAATGGCTATGCACGTGCTCAAGTGTCAGGGCCAGGTCCTTCTAATGCGACAGCTTATGTTCTCACTGATTGCTGGAAGACGCTGAGCGCAAACTCCTGTGCAGCGTGTTTGCGAAATGCATCTGAATCCATGTTGGGATGCTTACCTTGGTCAGAAGGTAGAGCTCTTTACACCGGATGCTTCATGAGATATTCTGATACAAATTTTCTAAATGCTACTTCTACCAGTAGTGGCTCGTCATCAAGGG ATCACCACATTGCAGGAAAAGTTGTAGTCATTGTTGTTCTTAGCTCCGTTGTCGTTTTGGGAGTAGCTGTTTTTATTGGTTTTGGTGTCTGGAAGAACAAACAAATccagaagaagagaaaag GTGCAGCTGATGTTGAGAAGTTAGTGAAGACCCTTCATAAAaacaacttgaacttcaagtatTCGACACTTGAAAAATCCACGAGGTCATTTGAGGAGGCCAACAAGCTCGGGCAAGGTGGATTTGGCACGGTTTATAAG GGTGTTTTGGCAGATGGGAAAGAGATCGCCGTCAAAAGGCTGTTCTTCAACAACAAACACAGAGCTGCAGATTTTTGTAACGAGGTTAACATAATCAGTAGCATCCAGCACAAAAATTTGACAAGGTTATTGGGCTACAGCTGCTCAGGACCGGAAAGCCTACTTGTATACGAGTTACTCCCTAACCAGAGTCTGGATCGTTTCATATTTG ACCCTATCAAAGGTAAAGCTCTAAACTGGGAGAAGAGATTTGAGATAATTATAGGGACAGCAGAAGGAATGGTATACCTACACGAGAACACAAATACACGAATAATTCACAGAGACATTAAGGCAAGCAACATCCTGTTGGACTCGAGGCTCCGTGCAAAGATTGCTGATTTTGGATTGGtcaggtcattccaagaagacAAGAGTCACATAAGCACTGCCGTTGCTGGCACCTT AGGATATATGGCTCCAGAATACTTAGCACGCGGTCAGCTAACAGAAAAGGCAGACGTTTACAGCTTTGGAGTTCTTCTACTAGAGATTGTTACTGGAAGACAAAACAACAAGAGAAATAACAATGAATATACAGTCAGCTTAGTTTCCGAT GTGTGGGAGCATTATAAACGCGGGATGGTGGAGGAACTCTTCGATCCAAATCTCATGTTGCATAACTATCATACTATCAATGTAAGAAATGAGGTTGCGAGAGTGTTACATGTGGGACTTTTGTGCACTCAAGAGATCCCAACGTTACGTCCATCCATGTCTAAGGCATTACAAATGTTCATCAAGAAAGATGAAGAGTTGCCTCCTCCTACTAAGCCGCCATTCGTGGAAGAGAAACCCATTGAAACTCACAACCCTCAGGAGAAGTACTCGATAAAAGAAGGCGCTTTTGCTACGATTGCCAACTTATCTCACAGTTCATTTTACCCCAGATGA
- the LOC107011598 gene encoding cysteine-rich receptor-like protein kinase 2 codes for MEIPAPSILCTLFVIVLILLLPDTSVCEPRSQTVQITCNTQLEHNTTVFVPNFVAVMETISQQMRTRGYGVAVSGTGPDTNFGLAQCYGDLSLLDCILCYAEARTVLPQCFPYNGGRIYLDGCFMRAENYTFYDQYLGPEDRHVCENRTTKGTFFQQNARRAIQQAVVNAPTNNGTARAQVSVPGPSNETAYVLADCWKTLSTNSCAACLQNASASMLGCLPWSEGRALYTGCFMRYSDTNFLNAISVSEGSSSGGNAVVIVIVVVSSVVVLGVGAVIGTYVWKNKQIQKKRKGANDAEKLVNILHDNSLNFKYSTLDKATGSFDEANKLGQGGFGTVYKGILADGREIAVKRLFFNNKHRVADFYNEVNIISSVEHKNLVRLLGCSCSGPESLLVYEFLPNQSLDRFIFDSIKGKALNWEKRFDIIIGTAEGLVYLHENTKTRIIHRDIKASNILLDARFRAKIADFGLARSFQEDKSHISTAIAGTLGYMAPEYIAHGQLTEKADVYSFGILLLEIVTGRQNNRSKHVEYTDSLVSIAWEHFQRGIVEKLFDPNLMLNNNHTINVKSEVARVLHVGLLCTQEMPTLRPFMSKALKMLVKKDEELAPPSNPPFVDEKTMELHDPWEKNLLKQRDSASIANISHSSFYPR; via the exons ATGGAGATACCAGCCCCTTCAATTTTATGTACtctctttgttattgtgttGATCCTACTTCTACCAGATACATCAGTGTGTGAACCAAGATCGCAGACCGTCCAGATCACATGTAATACTCAACTCGAGCATAATACGACAGTTTTTGTTCCAAATTTTGTAGCAGTTATGGAAACTATAAGCCAACAAATGAGAACAAGAGGATATGGAGTTGCAGTTTCTGGCACTGGACCAGACACTAACTTTGGACTTGCCCAATGCTATGGTGATCTCTCTTTACTCGACTGCATCTTATGCTATGCTGAAGCGCGAACAGTTTTGCCTCAGTGCTTCCCTTATAACGGAGGGCGAATTTATCTTGATGGATGCTTTATGCGAGCGGAGAATTACACGTTCTATGATCAGTATTTAGGTCCAGAGGACAGACATGTATGTGAAAACAGGACGACAAAGGGTACATTCTTCCAACAGAACGCTAGGCGAGCCATTCAGCAAGCCGTTGTAAATGCACCGACTAATAATGGTACTGCACGTGCTCAAGTGTCGGTACCTGGTCCTTCTAACGAGACAGCTTATGTTCTCGCTGATTGTTGGAAGACGCTGAGCACGAATTCCTGTGCAGCGTGTTTGCAAAATGCATCTGCATCCATGTTGGGATGCTTGCCTTGGTCAGAAGGTAGAGCTTTGTACACCGGATGCTTCATGAGGTATTCCGATACTAATTTTCTCAATGCTATTTCCGTCAGTGAAGGCTCGTCATCAGGAG GAAACGCTGTTGTCATTGTAATCGTTGTTGTTAGCTCCGTGGTCGTTTTAGGAGTAGGTGCTGTCATTGGTACTTATGTCTGGAAGAACAAACAAATccagaagaagagaaaag GTGCAAATGACGCGGAGAAACTAGTGAATATCCTTCATGACAACAGCTTGAACTTCAAGTATTCTACTCTTGACAAAGCCACGGGGTCATTTGATGAGGCCAATAAGCTCGGGCAAGGTGGATTTGGCACCGTTTATAAG GGTATTTTGGCAGATGGCAGAGAAATTGCTGTCAAAAGGCTGTTCTTCAACAACAAACACAGAGTTGCAGATTTTTATAACGAGGTTAACATAATCAGTAGCGTCGAGCACAAGAATTTGGTAAGGTTATTGGGATGCAGCTGCTCAGGACCGGAAAGTCTTCTTGTATACGAGTTCCTCCCTAACCAGAGTCTTGATCGCTTCATATTTG ATTCTATCAAAGGTAAAGCTCTAAACTGGGAGAAAAGATTTGATATAATCATAGGGACCGCGGAAGGTTTGGTATACCTCCACGAAAACACAAAGACTCGAATAATTCACAGAGACATAAAAGCAAGCAACATCCTGTTAGACGCGAGGTTCCGTGCAAAGATTGCTGATTTTGGGTTGGcaaggtcattccaagaagacAAGAGTCACATAAGCACTGCCATTGCTGGCACATT AGGATATATGGCTCCCGAGTACATAGCACACGGCCAACTAACAGAAAAAGCAGATGTTTACAGCTTTGGAATTCTTCTACTCGAAATCGTTACTGGAAGGCAAAACAACAGGAGCAAACACGTCGAATACACAGACAGCTTAGTTTCCATT GCGTGGGAGCACTTTCAACGTGGGATAGTGGAGAAGCTGTTTGATCCGAATCTCATGTTGAATAACAACCATACAATCAATGTGAAAAGTGAGGTCGCGAGAGTGTTACATGTCGGACTTTTGTGCACTCAAGAGATGCCAACGTTACGTCCATTCATGTCTAAGGCATTAAAAATGCTCGTGAAGAAAGACGAAGAGTTGGCTCCTCCTTCTAATCCGCCATTCGTGGATGAGAAAACCATGGAACTTCATGACCCTTGGGAGAAGAACTTGCTCAAACAACGCGATTCTGCTTCGATTGCCAACATATCTCACAGTTCCTTTTACCCCAGATAA
- the LOC107011585 gene encoding cysteine-rich receptor-like protein kinase 2 isoform X2 has protein sequence MEIPAPSILCNLFAIVLILHLLDTSVCEPRSQTATILCNTQLLHNWTIYVRNFVAAMETVSQQMRNGGYGVAVSVTEPDTSYALAQCYGDLSLPDCALCYAEVRTILPQCFPHNGGRIYLDGCFVRVETYTFYDQYLGPEDMHVCGNRTIKGTLFQQNARRAIQQAVVNAPTNNGYARAQVSGPGPSNATAYVLTDCWKTLSANSCAACLRNASESMLGCLPWSEDHHIAGKVVVIVVLSSVVVLGVAVFIGFGVWKNKQIQKKRKGAADVEKLVKTLHKNNLNFKYSTLEKSTRSFEEANKLGQGGFGTVYKGVLADGKEIAVKRLFFNNKHRAADFCNEVNIISSIQHKNLTRLLGYSCSGPESLLVYELLPNQSLDRFIFDPIKGKALNWEKRFEIIIGTAEGMVYLHENTNTRIIHRDIKASNILLDSRLRAKIADFGLVRSFQEDKSHISTAVAGTLGYMAPEYLARGQLTEKADVYSFGVLLLEIVTGRQNNKRNNNEYTVSLVSDVWEHYKRGMVEELFDPNLMLHNYHTINVRNEVARVLHVGLLCTQEIPTLRPSMSKALQMFIKKDEELPPPTKPPFVEEKPIETHNPQEKYSIKEGAFATIANLSHSSFYPR, from the exons ATGGAGATACCAGCCCCTTCAATTTTATGTAACCTCTTTGCTATTGTGTTGATCCTACATTTACTAGATACATCAGTGTGTGAACCAAGATCGCAGACCGCCACGATCTTATGTAACACTCAACTCCTGCATAATTGGACAATTTATGTCCGAAACTTTGTTGCAGCTATGGAAACTGTAAGCCAACAAATGAGAAATGGAGGATATGGAGTTGCAGTTTCTGTCACTGAACCAGATACTAGCTATGCACTTGCCCAATGCTATGGTGATCTTTCTTTACCCGACTGTGCCTTATGCTATGCTGAAGTGCGAACAATTTTGCCCCAGTGCTTCCCTCATAACGGAGGGCGAATTTATCTTGATGGATGCTTTGTGCGAGTGGAGACTTACACGTTCTATGACCAGTATTTAGGCCCAGAGGATATGCATGTATGTGGAAACAGGACGATAAAGGGTACATTGTTCCAACAGAACGCTAGGCGAGCCATTCAGCAAGCAGTTGTAAATGCACCGACTAATAATGGCTATGCACGTGCTCAAGTGTCAGGGCCAGGTCCTTCTAATGCGACAGCTTATGTTCTCACTGATTGCTGGAAGACGCTGAGCGCAAACTCCTGTGCAGCGTGTTTGCGAAATGCATCTGAATCCATGTTGGGATGCTTACCTTGGTCAGAAG ATCACCACATTGCAGGAAAAGTTGTAGTCATTGTTGTTCTTAGCTCCGTTGTCGTTTTGGGAGTAGCTGTTTTTATTGGTTTTGGTGTCTGGAAGAACAAACAAATccagaagaagagaaaag GTGCAGCTGATGTTGAGAAGTTAGTGAAGACCCTTCATAAAaacaacttgaacttcaagtatTCGACACTTGAAAAATCCACGAGGTCATTTGAGGAGGCCAACAAGCTCGGGCAAGGTGGATTTGGCACGGTTTATAAG GGTGTTTTGGCAGATGGGAAAGAGATCGCCGTCAAAAGGCTGTTCTTCAACAACAAACACAGAGCTGCAGATTTTTGTAACGAGGTTAACATAATCAGTAGCATCCAGCACAAAAATTTGACAAGGTTATTGGGCTACAGCTGCTCAGGACCGGAAAGCCTACTTGTATACGAGTTACTCCCTAACCAGAGTCTGGATCGTTTCATATTTG ACCCTATCAAAGGTAAAGCTCTAAACTGGGAGAAGAGATTTGAGATAATTATAGGGACAGCAGAAGGAATGGTATACCTACACGAGAACACAAATACACGAATAATTCACAGAGACATTAAGGCAAGCAACATCCTGTTGGACTCGAGGCTCCGTGCAAAGATTGCTGATTTTGGATTGGtcaggtcattccaagaagacAAGAGTCACATAAGCACTGCCGTTGCTGGCACCTT AGGATATATGGCTCCAGAATACTTAGCACGCGGTCAGCTAACAGAAAAGGCAGACGTTTACAGCTTTGGAGTTCTTCTACTAGAGATTGTTACTGGAAGACAAAACAACAAGAGAAATAACAATGAATATACAGTCAGCTTAGTTTCCGAT GTGTGGGAGCATTATAAACGCGGGATGGTGGAGGAACTCTTCGATCCAAATCTCATGTTGCATAACTATCATACTATCAATGTAAGAAATGAGGTTGCGAGAGTGTTACATGTGGGACTTTTGTGCACTCAAGAGATCCCAACGTTACGTCCATCCATGTCTAAGGCATTACAAATGTTCATCAAGAAAGATGAAGAGTTGCCTCCTCCTACTAAGCCGCCATTCGTGGAAGAGAAACCCATTGAAACTCACAACCCTCAGGAGAAGTACTCGATAAAAGAAGGCGCTTTTGCTACGATTGCCAACTTATCTCACAGTTCATTTTACCCCAGATGA